Below is a genomic region from Caballeronia sp. SBC1.
AGAAGAAGCCCACCGACAGCGCGAGCGCAGCAAGGGGAATGGACAGCGAATGGACCAGCATGATCGGTGCAAGCGACAGTAGCGCGAGGAACATGCACGACGAGACCATGACGTTGCGCGCAAGTCGCAGATTGCCCGTTCGACGCATGATGAAATCGGTCAGCTCGCCACCAAGCCAGTCGCCCAACACGCCGGTTAGAAATACGCCTGACGCGAACAGCGCTGACTTTCCCAGTTGCATGTGCTGATGCTGGAAATACTGCGGCACCCAGCCGAGAAAGAGCCACAGGACCCAGCCGTAGCAGAAGTACACGGCGGTGACCGGCAGCATGCGTCGAAGCAGGGCTCGCCAAGGTACCGGACCGTTTATTCTCGCCAGGTTGTAGGCAGGCAGCCGGTTCGCTTCAACTGAGGTCATCGAGCGATGCTCGCGCGGGTTGTCGCGGAAGTACCAGACCCAGATGAGCGCCCACAGCACGCTGACAATGCCGGTAATGACAAATGCTGCGCGCCAGTTCGTCGTGAGCATGAGCCACGTCACCAGTGGCGGCGCGGCCGCGTTGCCAATGCGCGAGGCCGCATGGGTGATGCCTTGCGCGAAGCCGCGGCGCTCGGGCGTTGTCCAGTTCGACATTGCACGGGTGGCCGCCGGGAAGGTCGCGCCCTCGCCAAGACCCAGCAGCAGGCGAGCAAACACCAACGACACGAGACCACCGGCTAGCCCCGTCAACACGGTTGCACCGGCCCAGACGAACGCGCAGATGGTAAGCGTCCGGCGCGGACCAAAGCGGTCCGCAAGCCAGCCACCGAAGATCTGGATGACGAGATACGGATACGCAAAGGCTGAAAATACAAAGCCTATTTGCGTATGCGAGAGGTCGAATTCCTTACCAAACTGGGCGGCCGCGGTGCTGACGTTTACGCGGTCTATGTACGTAATGCAGTACATCACGCACAGGAGGACAAGTACTTTCGTGCTAACGCGGCGAAACATGGTGTAAGTCCCCACAACGTTTAGTCACATGATTCGCAGTGACTACCGGCGGCATCGCTGATGCCTGATTCCATCGCGCTCGGCCTTATCCTGCTATTGCACCGATCCTTGGATGTTGCGGATAAAGGCAGCCGCGACGATGTATTAAGTGCTGAATTCCTCATACAATATCGACAGCTATCGACGAAACTTGAGCGAAAAATATTCACTAAAT
It encodes:
- a CDS encoding MFS transporter, producing the protein MFRRVSTKVLVLLCVMYCITYIDRVNVSTAAAQFGKEFDLSHTQIGFVFSAFAYPYLVIQIFGGWLADRFGPRRTLTICAFVWAGATVLTGLAGGLVSLVFARLLLGLGEGATFPAATRAMSNWTTPERRGFAQGITHAASRIGNAAAPPLVTWLMLTTNWRAAFVITGIVSVLWALIWVWYFRDNPREHRSMTSVEANRLPAYNLARINGPVPWRALLRRMLPVTAVYFCYGWVLWLFLGWVPQYFQHQHMQLGKSALFASGVFLTGVLGDWLGGELTDFIMRRTGNLRLARNVMVSSCMFLALLSLAPIMLVHSLSIPLAALALSVGFFFNEMTIGPMWAVPMDIAPQYAGTASGIMNMGSAAAAIVSPVVGGWIIDHTGNWNLPFIVSMALMLSGTLLAFVMRPDRQLPGEASSGAPSTGYA